The following is a genomic window from Desulfofarcimen acetoxidans DSM 771.
AAAATAAAAACCCTCCCCGAAGGGAGGTGTAAAAAGTTGTTCGTGCTTAATTTAGTTTGTAGGTACCGGAGCTACAGAAGTTTGACCGCCCCACATACCCATTCCATTACCACGCATCATGCCATTGCCTTTTCCATATCCCATGCCAGGACCACCACCGGGACAAATATAGCCGTTTTGCTCATGAAATTCGGCCATTTGGTCGAAATGTTCTTTCCAAACCTGTCCTTGCTCCTCAGTAATTCTACCGTCCTTAACCGCCTGATCTACTGCTGCCTTTTTGGCTGCAAACTTCTGCTCAAACCACGTTTTAGCATCGATGGCCGTA
Proteins encoded in this region:
- a CDS encoding DUF2680 domain-containing protein; its protein translation is MKRKWIIGVALLVLVSFAVPVFAATNTAIDAKTWFEQKFAAKKAAVDQAVKDGRITEEQGQVWKEHFDQMAEFHEQNGYICPGGGPGMGYGKGNGMMRGNGMGMWGGQTSVAPVPTN